The following nucleotide sequence is from Solanum stenotomum isolate F172 unplaced genomic scaffold, ASM1918654v1 scaffold18507, whole genome shotgun sequence.
tttactattaactcatttttctcattagGTTACTAGGGCTACTAACTCCAACCAAACAACTCCTAAAAGTTAAGTTCTTTCCACTCTCATCAAGCGATTTGCCTGTCTTCTTGATTTTCCCTCTTTCTCTCCATTGGATTCTCAATTTTCTTTTGGGTATTTGCCTTAAAATTTTCCCTTCTCGTATTTTCTTGAATTGGGTATAACCCATTTGAATTTTCGACTTTGTATCTGATTTTTTGACGTAAAAATCGATTCTTTTGGTCAAGAACTGAAATGGGTGTTGGAATTTCTGTGCTTATAGGCCTAAAGTCAGTAACTTTATTCATATTATTTGCAACTCTCAAGAATTATGGATACCCATTATTGTCAATACCATGTTTGTATGCATCATTGGTATCTTTATTGGTAGCATTAGCTGCTAACCCTTCAATTGATCTTCCAATTCTTTTGGGGAAAAACTCAGATGGGACATTCCCAATTTGGTCACTTGTTATGTTTAGTCCTTACTTGTATTTTGTTAGGGGTTTTTCAGCTTTGAGAAGAATAAAGAGTGGGGAACCTCCATATAGTGAGATTTCTGAAGGATTGTATGTTGGGGGTTGGCCTTGTTCACTTGATAAATTGCCACCTGGTAATCCTGCTATTATTGATTGTACTTGTGAGATGCCTAGGATGTTGGAGTTTACTGGAAATCATGCATTTTTGTGTATTCCAACTTGGGATACAAGGTCACCTCAGCCAGCTGATATAGAGGTTGCTGTTAAGTGGGCTTGTAGAAAAAGAGCTCAGAAGATACCTGTTTTCATCCATTGTGCATATGGTATGATTGTGAACTTTAAAACTTTTGTTTCAGATAAATGTATTTGTAGCCGTTTATTGCATTATTTCGTTTTCGTTACTGTTCTTTCTCCAATATGTTGTGTAACACTCTTCATTTCGCActaatttgttgttgttattgctcCCGTAGCTCCCGTATCTGTATCCTTTTTCAAACTGTTTGGCAGGCTTTAGTTAAGCTGAGGGTCTATTGggaacaacctctctatctttACGAAGTATGGGTAAGATATGTGTACATTCTACCCTCgccagacctcacttgtgggattatactGGGTATCTCATTGTTGTCAAGTGGGGTCATATTTTGATATGTCCTTTAGATGTTACTACCTAAGTCCCAATTTAAGTGTGGTAGTTTGACTGAGCAGTGAGCACCGAAGTTGAATAAATAAAGGGAGACTTATGAATTTGGGGTCTGATGTGTGTACTGTGTAGTCCTTTAAACCTTGTGGTTTTAAACTTGCCATGCCAGATGTTGGAATTGAAAAACTTACTATACATAGAAAGAGACACTCTGTTTAGGATAgaccaaaaaggaaagtaagacacttgaattgaaatggagggagtaaaagTTTCAGTTGTTACTAGCTTGCCTGCCCTTCATTAATGTGTGGTTGTGGTATAGTGGATACATTGCATACATTCTTCCTTTGGGTTCATATTTTCGGTTTCACCTATTGTATTTATTACTGAAAATCATAGGACTTCTCAACTGATAGTTCATAGGAGAAAGCTAGCAGTCTATTATCCATTTTCCATAGGGAAAACATGAATTGTCTTGGGCCGAATTGATTATTCTATAAGGTGACTTATCCATACATAAGAGTTCCTGGTGTGATTTATGAATGATAGGCTTGGTTTAGCAATATCCAAAACAAATGTAAAAATCGTCCATATGCTTTTGATTTTTTCCCCAAGAATAAAACTTAAGGTAGTCTGTAGTCATGAGGTgatcattttttataatatcCTTCATGTCTtagaaaatattgttgttactccctccgtccaacaatagttgtccactatactatttgggatgtccaacaatacttgtctgctttatgaaatcaatggataattttacacttagttcctaatttaccctaatcattaattattatcatttctctattacatttttctagacattgtatttattatattcaaaaggtgatatagtaaaattacccttctatttatagtttcttaagaattGTGCAAAGTCAATaatggacaagtattgttggacagagggagtactaactTGCTTAAATGTTTTAAACTTCTTCCAGATATACGTAAATGCTATACTACTTTGAGGTACTTGTGCAAAATTGACTCTGTTATTTTGTGAGCAGAAATTGAGAACTTTGTGATATGTCAGTGAATAATGCGCTAGTTAGGTGTGTCTGTACAATTAAGTCGCTTTAGGTCAGGTTTCTtgcatcaatattattattttctgtGTAAGGAAATGAATGGGTGTAGACTTAATCTTGTACTCTTCTATCCTGGttttatagtttatttaatATACTGTGATGTGAAACCTCTGGAATATCAATTATTGCTCAAATTGGCCGCAAAATTTGCATAAGCCTATATAATAATGTCATCTAGTCAAGAAATTCAAAGTATGATGCTCTTCCAGAGGCTTTTTCAGTTTGTTTATCAATCACTCTATTTCAAGTttgtattcaaattttaatccaTACACGCTTCCTTCAAAGACAGACCATGTTCTGCTTGACGATATATGTATGGTGTGTATTGCGAGAAGGTTAGTGACTTTTGGCATTTTGTCTTTGAAGGAAGCATGTATGGATTAAAATTTGATCATCTGTTCATCATGTTACTTAACCTCTTAAGGTCATAATTTATTTCCTCCGGTTCTTGGGTGTTGGTCATAAAGACTTTGATATTGTGTGAAAATAACAAACTTCTTGTTAACTTGATTGAATAACAATGTACAATAGGACTCTTTACATAGAAGTCTTAGGCTACATAAATATGGTAAAAGCTATTCTATTGTCCATATAATGTAAGATCATATCCGATAATAAAGTATAAAATACCCTCCTTACCCCTTTCTAAAAAAGAAGGTATAAAATATCTTAAGGTATTGTAcaaaatattctataatatttttccttattcAAAACTCAATGATTCTAGACATGTGTGAATGTAGATACATTCTCTTAACATTCAACGAACACTATGATAGACCTTTATGTCACTGTTGATGCACTCCTAGGCTTAGTCTATGAATCTTAACAGTTTCCAATGTATAACTTCTATCGAGTATTAGGAAGGCCAGAGGTGATACCCTGAGCTTCAGTAAGGGGATGGGATCTGGTCATCATTTTACAGTTTATTAGTTGAATCATGGGAATGCGATAAAAGGATAGAGAAGACAGTGGAAGAGGAAATCCCGTGATACTAATTATTGAACAGACTTAAGAGTTGATACTTATACTAAGACTAAAAGCTGAATTGCAAGTTGCTATTGAAGTCCACTAATAAGTTTGTCCTCTTCCATCTTCACTTTTCTTTTCATGTACACCAGTATTGTGCCACTGGAATTGGTAAGTTGCTGTCTTAGTATTGTCATTTTCCTACTGAATGGAGGTAAACAAAATAATGGATGAAGAGACCGGACTGATATGCCATTGATACAACACATAGACATATGtaatcttttgttttttttacttctGATTCTTGAATAAATAAGAATATCTGGAAAATATCATTTACGAAGAGCATCTATACAAATATTGATAAGAATACAAATATGCTATATATGACCTAGTTTGTCTTATCAATATGTATCATTCTTAAATATGCATTTGTAGCTACAAAAGAGcatctatatgaaaattaaagtttttttatgTGTGGGGAAAAAGTAACAGAAGATTGATTGCATTCTGCAGCTGGTAGTTTACCTTATGAGAGCTAGTTTTGGTTAAGAAAGTACGGTTCCTTAGGCTAGAGTTTGATCCGTAATGAATACCAATCAGCCTTGCAAGCTGGTCAATGTGCAGAGCTTTATTCAAATACTTTTCACTGCCAAATAATGTGATGATTAAGGACTCCTATTCCAAAAAATCTGCAGGTTCCTGATTTGCTTTTGTATTAGAGTTCTAAATGTGTGATTTTGGTCTATCAGAAATAATCTTTCTATCTActcaaggtaggggtaaggtctgcgtacactctaccctcacCTAGCCCCACTTGTGCAATTACATTGggtttgttattgttgtagtTCTTAAATGAGTGATTTTACATTGCTTTTAGAAGTCTCCACATTTTGATTGTGAGATTTCCAAATAATAAGCAATTGATCCAATGTGCAGGCCCGTAGTTAAAACTATGAAACCTTCAAGTCTTTCGGGGAAGTCGTCATTTTAGGATAAAGACTCTACAATCAAATTTGTTATCTTGCATGTAGTGACAACTTATATACTTAAACTGCATCAATCAACAGCAATATCTGGGGGATACTGTCTTGAAGAGCTTAACTTCTTTATTGGTTTCTTTGGTGCTTCGATAGATCATTGCCATGAACATACAACTTGTCACTGATTTTACATTGTAAATTCTTGATTCGTTTCCTCTAGGTCATGGAAGGAGTGTTGCAGTCATGTGTGCACTGTTAGTAGCTCTTGGTCTAGCCGAAGACTGGAAAAATGCTGAGAAGTTGATCAAAGAAAAACGGCCATACATACAAATGAACGCTCTGCACCGTAAAGCTTTAGAGGAATGGTCGAAGGATCGTCTCTCTTCCCCAAAAGTTGGAGTTAGTTCCGTGATTCTGTCGAGTGCTAATGATCGTTCCTGATCGATTGACTGCAGTTGCAAGACCAATTAACTATAGATGATTGGCTGTTTGTCTTAACTTTTGATTACACATTATACTTTTTATTGAGATTTTTTGCATCTTTTTGTCAAGTAGAAGCTTGCTCTCTTGATATACTCTTGTAATAGAAAATGTTTGATTGCCAGGATTGTGTTGACacaaaaaaatcttaaatttattttaaagccTAAGCATGTTGAGAAACTGTATTTTTTGTGTATCAAGATtctcttcttcttaaaaaaagcaGCTAAGTATCTTTGTGTTGAAGTAGAATAAGAAGGCAGCTCGATGCATTAAACTTGTGTTATTTGCAGAATCTTAGGAAGGGTTGGACTACGTTGAGTACGGTATAGACCGTTGAACTTGGCATTTCAGGTGAAACCTCTTGCATTCATCTAGCTCCACCCCTGGCTAGGAAGATGAAGCGTGAAGAAATGCCATGGTCACTTGCATTTGCAATTCTTGATATGCCATTGACAAATAgtaaaatgagtgagaaagaGTGCTTAGTGAAGTCCATTGTCATAGGCATAGATAGTTGAATCAACAGAACAAATGAGGTATCACTTTATATTAACGAGTCCGAagccaaaagggcaacaaaTTTTAACACCGTTTAAATTAGGGTTTCTGCCGCAAGGTGCGGAAACCCATGCAACCTGTAAGGTGCAGGCAGCTTTTAGCCTTGTAAGGCTTAGCCGCCATGAGCCTTACAAGGCACAAATCTGTGTTTTCCTgctttttctttaagaaaagaaaaatcattttctgaATTGCTGcgttttgtttctattttttttattttttatttttaaattaagtaggCCATAAAACAAAAAGGCTGTATACAGATTTTTTGCTTTACAAACAATCTCCTTTATattataaagtttaaaataaagaaaatcaaCCATACAGattcttttcttcaaaataacGCCCCCCACATTAAGTATCAAATACTACCTATATTCTAATTGACGTgccacatttttttaaaaaaattgtccaaaaaaaagaatattatctttttatatcttaaaaataatttaattataaataaaatctcaatttatatatcCTATGGTGATTtatagatatataaaaaatgtcTAATATTGATTTTagattataaatttcattttttttccttcttataCTCTAAATGtacaattaaataatatcaCATAATTAATAACGtgagactaaaaatactgaaaaataTCTTTGTGAGAATTCAGATTCAAATTTCAATCGAGCTAAAACCTCAAAAACATTAGATACTCTCTTTTCATCTATTCGAGCTAGGAGTGGATTTAGAATATGACGTTTGATACAACTATAGACCAATAAAAAATGAGAAACATGGGTTTTAGATGCTTGATAcaattatgataattaaaagaaaaggttttgattagttttatttggtattcaagaacaataaataaaatagatgaCTGCCTTTTGTTTTATGGCCTacttgactttaaaaaaaagaaaaaatagaagcaaAATGCAgcaattcatttatttattttttagaaaaggcAGGAAAACGCAGATTTCCTGCGCATTGCTCATGATGGCAGAGACTTACAAGGCTAATGATGACAGAGACTTACAAGGCTAAAAGTTGCCTAAGCCTTATCGGTTGCATGGGTTTTCGCGCGTTGCAGCGGAAATCCTAATTTAAATGGTGTTAAAATGCGTAAAAACTCTGATTTAAACGGTGTTAAAATATGTTGCCCTTTtgatttgataaataattttgttggccttttggaattttcaaaaaaatttgttgcccttttggctTCAGACAGTAAAGAAATGAtcaaatatgaattgtgatatagtAGTGAGATTGTTTTACCCTTAATCAGAAGTCTCAAATCGAGCAtgagtatggagaaaatcatgttgggagcAGCAGAATGAGCCCTGCAGTGCGCAATCCAAGCTTCAATGTGAACTACAAATATCGagtggaaataaaaaaaaatatagctaGTTATGGTAAAATCGACATAGCACCAATTCAttaattgatgaaaatatttaaagattatagctaaagaaatatttatttaaattttgaaatttaaaaaatatcatataaattaaaacggatCGAAATTAGTGCACAACACCAAATTTGAGCCCTCATGCACCACTCAATCATTGTCTTCTCAGTTCTCACTCCCCAGTTGAGTTAACTGATAATGGATACAATCTTCTCCCTCTCTCCTTCTCCGCCACCATTCTCCGCCGCCATTCTCACCGGAAACCACCACTCCGCCACCGTCTTTTCCTCCCTCAGAAAATCCTCCTCCAGCTCCCCTGAAAAAATCCCTCCTCCATACACTCCTAAATTTACCAAAAACCCCCTCAAACATCTACTTAATTCCACCCCACCACCTTGCCTCAGTAACAAGCTATGGTTATCCAAGAAACTGTCACCGCCCCCACCCCCATTccctaccccacccccaacTCCTCCACCACTTTTAGCAAAAAAtgaggaaatgcagaaaagagttgaaaataaggaaaaaggaAGAATCTTTGTAGGGAATTTGCCATTATGGATTAAAGAGAAGGAGGTTGCTGAGTTCTTTAGACAATTTGGGGCTATAAAGAATGTGACTTTGATAAAGGGTAATAGTGGGAATGAAAAGAAtatgggttttgggtttttgaaATATGAGGGTCCAATTGCTGAGAAAGCAGCTATGAAGGCAGTGGAGTTTGATGGTGTTGAATTTCATGGAAGGGTATTGACTGTGAAATTGGATGATGGGAGGAGATTGAAAGAGAAAATAGAGGAGAGGAACTTGTGGCACGAGGCGATGGAGGGGTCTGGGAGAGATTTCAAGAAGGTTCTAGAAACACAGCCGGAGAATTGGCAGGCGGTTGTTCGGGCTTTTGAGAGAATCAAGAAGGTGTTATGCTTACTGGAATACTTCAGTACTCTGCTTGCAGTGCTGTAGTCCCTTAAAATGTATGATTGGAAGTGTTTAGATACTTAAGTTAGTACATTTTTTACTTGTTACAAGCAAAAACATGATAAGGTtttagaattggatgaattaAGTTGGTTCATTATCTGCTATTAGCTTAGTTAATGTGGCAATACTTTTGGTGTTAAATGGTGAGTGCAAATATTTATGAGCTATTTGCTTTGGTACTGAGAAAGTGATATGTCTAGTACTTATCAACTATCAATGTTTCCTTTTTCTGATATTCCTCTATTTTGCTTCTTTGTGGCTCTAGAGCAAGAGAGGTCAGTAACTGGAAAAAGCAACATATCCACACGACCCTAGACAGGAAGGTATGGAGGTCgaggattagggtagaaggttagtaggtagccTAGTATTGTCGCACTTTATGTGGGAGGTAGGGGACTAGCCTCCTCCTTTTCCTCTTCTCATTATTGGTAGTAGTATTTAGTAATTGCCTGGTCTTCTATTATTCTATGTGTGGTACTATTAATTGCTTTATTTGCTTTGTATTGTGCTATTTGgttgttatatttttcttgcaaTCCTACTTCGATAACAATCTAACATTCcttttgagccgagggtctgttggaaacaacctctctatcccACAAAcataggggtaaggtctgcgtacatctACCCTCCTTGGACcgcacttgtgggattacactgggtatgttgttgtaataATTCTTAATTAGTTACTCCCTTGTCCTTAATTGGTCATCCCCTTCTCCGTTGACCCAAGAAACGGAGATCTTCATTCTTGGTTTACCACTAATTTCATAAGATTATGTGTCATATATGTAAGGAGAAGATGAAGTGCTAGCGAAGTTATGTTGTTCCTTGGATTGTAACTAGCAGCGACAATGTGTACTTTTGATGATTTCAAGTCCTAGAAGACTTCTATTGGCTTGTGGATATGCTGTACTTGCATGTAAATACATTTACATTCTACTATATACTGCTTATTATTACTAATATCTCTGATATGCCTTTCTGTGGAAGAAAAGTTAATACTTATTTATGGTATaccttattttcattttagtctCATGTGTAGTTGTGTGTCAGGCTTTTAAAAAACTCTTGATCATAGCATCCAGATAAAATAATTCCTTCTATTTGTAGCCATCCAGGAAAGAATTTGGCTTAATGGTGAACTACTACGCAAGGAGGGGTGACATGCATCATGCACGTGAAACCTTTGAGAAGATGTGTGCTCGAGGAATAGAACCAACCTCTCATGTATATACCAAGTTAGTTCACCTTTATTAACTGTTACTTCAGTTCTATCTATCCATCGTTAGACAACTCTTCCAGTAAATAACCCCATAACTAAATCCTTATGGACGGATATGATTCAAGGCCAATCTTGGCCACATATTTGCTCATTCTTCAGTTcaacatttcttcttttttaaagtgTAACCCGAACCTgtcccccaccccaccccccacaaaaaaatattttctttagacACTTGTGGGAACTGGTTATTATTGTAACTACTTATGCTATGCTTATTTCCTCTGAAATATATAGCATTGCTACTTCTGAAAATTGGTTCTGTGTTATATGCTACTcctgaaaatgaaaagaaaatggatACTGTATTATCTGTATTGCTTCAAAGGAAGTGTTTCGCATTTGCAGCCTTATTCATGCTTATGCAGTGGGTAGAGACATGGAAGAAGCACTATGTTGTGTGAGGAAAATGAAAGATGAAGGAATTGAATTGAGTCTTGTAACTTACAGCTTTCTTATTGGAGGATTTGCCAAAGTGGGCAATATAGAGTGAGCAATTCAACCACTTTTAAATGTTGTTATTCATTTATCATTGTGTTGTTTTTAACATGGACTTAGCTTTGTTAAGTTTGATTAGTTTGAAAATGTTGGGCTCTCCTTTTTTCACCTTTGTTTAATAAAGGACCTCGGATGTTTGATGAAACTGAAAACAATATCACAGAGCAAAAATTGAGACTTGATTAGACTATCTTTAAATATGTCTATATTCTCTATTTtaagtattaaaatataaaattgtgcATGATTAAAGTTATCATCCTTGATATTGTTAGAGTAGAAAGTTAAACATATCTCTCTTGAACAATTTGTGATTATTAATAAGCTGAATGTATGAGcacttattttcttataacaTCATATGCAAATCAAAATTCTCCAGTATACggacaaatatttttgttaacCTCAATAATTGTcacatattttcttatatgtaaGGTCAGATGCAAgtcatgtttctttttttttgagataagaTGCAAGTCATGTTTCTCCAGTATACAGACAAGTATTTTTGTTAACCTCAATAATCTAAAGTAACATGTTGCATTTTCACATGCAAAGTTCTAGGCATTGAAATCTCTATCATCTATCTTTTAATATGCATCATCTTTATCA
It contains:
- the LOC125850672 gene encoding uncharacterized protein LOC125850672, encoding MGVGISVLIGLKSVTLFILFATLKNYGYPLLSIPCLYASLVSLLVALAANPSIDLPILLGKNSDGTFPIWSLVMFSPYLYFVRGFSALRRIKSGEPPYSEISEGLYVGGWPCSLDKLPPGNPAIIDCTCEMPRMLEFTGNHAFLCIPTWDTRSPQPADIEVAVKWACRKRAQKIPVFIHCAYGHGRSVAVMCALLVALGLAEDWKNAEKLIKEKRPYIQMNALHRKALEEWSKDRLSSPKVGVSSVILSSANDRS